A section of the Triticum dicoccoides isolate Atlit2015 ecotype Zavitan chromosome 7A, WEW_v2.0, whole genome shotgun sequence genome encodes:
- the LOC119330824 gene encoding disease resistance protein Pik-2-like isoform X2 codes for MVTTRIEAVAVACSDASEICGDNIYHIEPLNSEDSKKLFLSRAFGSKDATCPTELEDEMNKILKKCGGLPLAIVSIGSLLASYKSAEHKDMWDRVCKSISYHMDTNPTLDGMRQILTLSYDHLPYHLKGCMMYLSIFPEDFLINKDRLVYRWIAEGLVEEKRGMTLLEVAEAYYEELVSRGMINPAGEIISHVYGAVETCRVHDLMLEVMVSKSLEANFVSLIGGQYDGMSYDTIRRLSVHAGGQRPKESPSNKDSPSKKTKESTSKKMVKKNDLKDINVQHVRSLSMFQLEGNKLLDRLGEFTLLRVLDLEDCKGVENKHVSHICRMYLLRYLSLRGTDISVLPTKVCDLEHLQTLDVRATGLARLPETLIKLEKLERLFFSQKDVWSTMWKPPQGLWKMKALREVGWVLLEDDAVEVAQEVGELENLQRLSIYVDCEKPNGPKVLEELAMSLSRTHSLRSLDMGTMSYEANALNFLIELPSPPRLLRFLRIAGGIDKLPNWVESLTYLVEFHMSWAHFIDDQLFGVLCKLPNLKSIWMQRNCYTGRELVARAAHNFPALKNLRGTCDQEMPRVYKFEEGSMTKLEKLSLNFDNWSEKSIVGIEHLTNLKEVQLAGKRGNPALDQTLELLKAESGRHPNHFTVGVKYD; via the coding sequence ATGGTGACCACTCGCATAGAGGCCGTGGCCGTAGCATGCAGTGATGCTAGTGAAATTTGTGGAGACAACATCTATCACATCGAGCCCCTCAATTCAGAAGACTCCAAGAAGCTGTTCCTCAGCAGAGCATTTGGCTCCAAGGATGCCACTTGTCCCACAGAGCTGGAAGATGAAATGAACAAAATTCTCAAGAAATGTGGTGGGCTGCCATTGGCCATTGTCAGCATTGGCAGCCTCTTGGCCAGCTATAAATCAGCGGAGCACAAGGATATGTGGGACAGAGTTTGCAAATCAATTAGTTATCATATGGATACCAATCCCACCCTTGACGGGATGAGGCAGATACTCACACTCAGCTACGACCACCTGCCCTATCACCTCAAGGGCTGCATGATGTATCTTAGTATTTTCCCGGAGGATTTTCTCATCAACAAGGATCGGCTAGTATACAGATGGATCGCCGAAGGATTGGTTGAGGAGAAGCGGGGGATGACCCTGTTGGAGGTTGCAGAAGCCTATTATGAAGAGCTGGTGAGCAGGGGCATGATTAATCCCGCTGGCGAAATAATCAGCCATGTCTATGGAGCTGTGGAGACATGCCGGGTGCATGACTTGATGCTGGAGGTCATGGTGTCCAAATCCTTGGAGGCCAACTTTGTCAGCCTGATAGGTGGGCAGTATGATGGGATGTCCTATGACACAATACGCCGCCTCTCCGTCCATGCTGGTGGGCAGAGGCCCAAGGAATCTCCATCCAACAAGGACTCTCCATCCAAGAAAACCAAGGAATCTACATCCAAGAAAATGGTTAAGAAGAATGACTTAAAAGACATTAATGTGCAGCATGTCCGATCACTGAGTATGTTTCAGCTCGAAGGGAACAAGCTGCTTGATCGTCTGGGTGAGTTCACTCTGCTGAGAGTACTAGACCTGGAAGACTGCAAGGGTGTAGAAAACAAGCATGTGAGCCACATCTGTCGGATGTACCTTCTAAGGTATTTGTCCCTGAGAGGTACAGATATCAGTGTGCTGCCTACAAAAGTCTGTGATCTGGAGCATTTGCAGACACTTGATGTACGTGCCACCGGCCTTGCTAGACTTCCAGAAACCCTGATAAAACTAGAGAAACTTGAGCGCTTGTTCTTCTCCCAGAAGGATGTTTGGTCTACCATGTGGAAGCCACCTCAGGGTCTTTGGAAAATGAAGGCGCTGCGGGAGGTGGGCTGGGTGTTGCTAGAAGATGATGCTGTTGAGGTTGCCCAAGAGGTAGGTGAACTCGAAAATTTGCAAAGGTTAAGTATCTACGTTGATTGTGAGAAGCCCAATGGTCCCAAGGTTCTTGAAGAGCTTGCCATGTCCCTGAGCAGGACGCACTCTCTCCGGTCGCTCGACATGGGCACCATGAGTTATGAGGCCAATGCGTTGAACTTTCTCATTGAGCTCCCCTCGCCGCCACGCCTCCTCCGATTCCTCAGGATCGCTGGTGGCATTGACAAATTGCCCAACTGGGTCGAATCGCTCACATATCTTGTTGAGTTTCACATGTCATGGGCACACTTTATCGATGACCAACTGTTTGGGGTTCTGTGTAAGCTGCCCAACCTGAAGAGCATCTGGATGCAGCGGAACTGCTACACTGGCCGAGAGTTGGTTGCACGTGCTGCGCACAACTTTCCGGCGCTCAAGAATCTCAGAGGGACCTGTGATCAGGAAATGCCCAGAGTCTACAAATTCGAGGAAGGATCCATGACAAAGCTCGAGAAACTTTCACTGAATTTCGACAACTGGAGTGAGAAGAGCATTGTGGGCATTGAGCACTTGACGAACCTTAAAGAGGTGCAGCTCGCAGGTAAGAGAGGGAACCCTGCGCTGGACCAGACTCTGGAGCTGCTAAAGGCGGAGAGCGGGAGGCACCCCAATCATTTCACAGTTGGAGTGAAGTACGACTGA
- the LOC119330824 gene encoding disease resistance protein Pik-2-like isoform X1, which produces MTDQASTLAERVKGAVDSNDDLQEGGERKLRVFSIVGFAGLGKTTLAMEVCRRLDTQFQRQAQVSVSQAFDGRNDVGGLLKRVLQQIVKPKAGNEKGIKEEDSAGDIDHMDLDTLAKTLKELLKDKRYLIVIDDVWTIAAWDAIRSVLPDNNLDSRIMVTTRIEAVAVACSDASEICGDNIYHIEPLNSEDSKKLFLSRAFGSKDATCPTELEDEMNKILKKCGGLPLAIVSIGSLLASYKSAEHKDMWDRVCKSISYHMDTNPTLDGMRQILTLSYDHLPYHLKGCMMYLSIFPEDFLINKDRLVYRWIAEGLVEEKRGMTLLEVAEAYYEELVSRGMINPAGEIISHVYGAVETCRVHDLMLEVMVSKSLEANFVSLIGGQYDGMSYDTIRRLSVHAGGQRPKESPSNKDSPSKKTKESTSKKMVKKNDLKDINVQHVRSLSMFQLEGNKLLDRLGEFTLLRVLDLEDCKGVENKHVSHICRMYLLRYLSLRGTDISVLPTKVCDLEHLQTLDVRATGLARLPETLIKLEKLERLFFSQKDVWSTMWKPPQGLWKMKALREVGWVLLEDDAVEVAQEVGELENLQRLSIYVDCEKPNGPKVLEELAMSLSRTHSLRSLDMGTMSYEANALNFLIELPSPPRLLRFLRIAGGIDKLPNWVESLTYLVEFHMSWAHFIDDQLFGVLCKLPNLKSIWMQRNCYTGRELVARAAHNFPALKNLRGTCDQEMPRVYKFEEGSMTKLEKLSLNFDNWSEKSIVGIEHLTNLKEVQLAGKRGNPALDQTLELLKAESGRHPNHFTVGVKYD; this is translated from the exons ATGACGGACCAGGCTAGCACCCTGGCCGAGAGGGTGAAGGGCGCCGTGGACAGCAACGACGACCTCCAAGAAGGCGGCGAGCGGAAGCTCAGGGTGTTCTCCATCGTCGGGTTCGCCGGGCTCGGGAAGACCACGCTGGCCATGGAGGTGTGCCGGCGGCTGGACACACAGTTCCAACGCCAGGCGCAGGTGTCCGTGTCCCAGGCGTTCGACGGCAGGAACGACGTCGGGGGCCTCCTCAAGCGCGTGCTGCAGCAGATCGTCAAGCCCAAGGCGGGAAATGAGAAAGGCATCAAGGAAGAAGACTCCGCGGGTGACATCGACCACATGGATTTGGACACGCTCGCAAAAACGCTCAAGGAGCTTCTCAAGGACAAGAG GTACCTCATTGTGATTGATGATGTATGGACAATAGCAGCATGGGATGCTATCCGATCCGTGCTGCCAGACAACAACCTCGACAGCAGAATCATGGTGACCACTCGCATAGAGGCCGTGGCCGTAGCATGCAGTGATGCTAGTGAAATTTGTGGAGACAACATCTATCACATCGAGCCCCTCAATTCAGAAGACTCCAAGAAGCTGTTCCTCAGCAGAGCATTTGGCTCCAAGGATGCCACTTGTCCCACAGAGCTGGAAGATGAAATGAACAAAATTCTCAAGAAATGTGGTGGGCTGCCATTGGCCATTGTCAGCATTGGCAGCCTCTTGGCCAGCTATAAATCAGCGGAGCACAAGGATATGTGGGACAGAGTTTGCAAATCAATTAGTTATCATATGGATACCAATCCCACCCTTGACGGGATGAGGCAGATACTCACACTCAGCTACGACCACCTGCCCTATCACCTCAAGGGCTGCATGATGTATCTTAGTATTTTCCCGGAGGATTTTCTCATCAACAAGGATCGGCTAGTATACAGATGGATCGCCGAAGGATTGGTTGAGGAGAAGCGGGGGATGACCCTGTTGGAGGTTGCAGAAGCCTATTATGAAGAGCTGGTGAGCAGGGGCATGATTAATCCCGCTGGCGAAATAATCAGCCATGTCTATGGAGCTGTGGAGACATGCCGGGTGCATGACTTGATGCTGGAGGTCATGGTGTCCAAATCCTTGGAGGCCAACTTTGTCAGCCTGATAGGTGGGCAGTATGATGGGATGTCCTATGACACAATACGCCGCCTCTCCGTCCATGCTGGTGGGCAGAGGCCCAAGGAATCTCCATCCAACAAGGACTCTCCATCCAAGAAAACCAAGGAATCTACATCCAAGAAAATGGTTAAGAAGAATGACTTAAAAGACATTAATGTGCAGCATGTCCGATCACTGAGTATGTTTCAGCTCGAAGGGAACAAGCTGCTTGATCGTCTGGGTGAGTTCACTCTGCTGAGAGTACTAGACCTGGAAGACTGCAAGGGTGTAGAAAACAAGCATGTGAGCCACATCTGTCGGATGTACCTTCTAAGGTATTTGTCCCTGAGAGGTACAGATATCAGTGTGCTGCCTACAAAAGTCTGTGATCTGGAGCATTTGCAGACACTTGATGTACGTGCCACCGGCCTTGCTAGACTTCCAGAAACCCTGATAAAACTAGAGAAACTTGAGCGCTTGTTCTTCTCCCAGAAGGATGTTTGGTCTACCATGTGGAAGCCACCTCAGGGTCTTTGGAAAATGAAGGCGCTGCGGGAGGTGGGCTGGGTGTTGCTAGAAGATGATGCTGTTGAGGTTGCCCAAGAGGTAGGTGAACTCGAAAATTTGCAAAGGTTAAGTATCTACGTTGATTGTGAGAAGCCCAATGGTCCCAAGGTTCTTGAAGAGCTTGCCATGTCCCTGAGCAGGACGCACTCTCTCCGGTCGCTCGACATGGGCACCATGAGTTATGAGGCCAATGCGTTGAACTTTCTCATTGAGCTCCCCTCGCCGCCACGCCTCCTCCGATTCCTCAGGATCGCTGGTGGCATTGACAAATTGCCCAACTGGGTCGAATCGCTCACATATCTTGTTGAGTTTCACATGTCATGGGCACACTTTATCGATGACCAACTGTTTGGGGTTCTGTGTAAGCTGCCCAACCTGAAGAGCATCTGGATGCAGCGGAACTGCTACACTGGCCGAGAGTTGGTTGCACGTGCTGCGCACAACTTTCCGGCGCTCAAGAATCTCAGAGGGACCTGTGATCAGGAAATGCCCAGAGTCTACAAATTCGAGGAAGGATCCATGACAAAGCTCGAGAAACTTTCACTGAATTTCGACAACTGGAGTGAGAAGAGCATTGTGGGCATTGAGCACTTGACGAACCTTAAAGAGGTGCAGCTCGCAGGTAAGAGAGGGAACCCTGCGCTGGACCAGACTCTGGAGCTGCTAAAGGCGGAGAGCGGGAGGCACCCCAATCATTTCACAGTTGGAGTGAAGTACGACTGA
- the LOC119332524 gene encoding disease resistance protein RPM1-like: MAEIVILLAIEKIGIALTNGAANQASALFVMYGRQLLELQRSMDRVVRELRVMHDFLCQMDIRNRNKQAYESWLEEVRKVAHLMEDMVDGYLYLVGQEHDIGCCFYLNTGFKKPRYLLSLNRIVFNVKEIEKDLSHLSETKNRWVPVNDGDTSNSNYIVKMSQDLATISRSLDEDLVGVEKKREILELWLAGDDLQCSVIALHGMGGLGKTALAANVYKNERENFECHAWVSISQTYSKEDVFQKIGKELSRGKASVLSNTTDMDITCLEEKLKEFLEQKKYLIILDDIWTPETLADLSRVLIHSGKGSRLIFTTREHHVATLAPRGHILTLEALAEDKAWDLFCKKAFPWDTNHECPAELKPLSKKIVSRCKGLPLVIVLVGSLLRARENTVGEWRRINDQLSWELINTQSLGHVRNVLHLSFIYLPTHLKSCFLYCSLFPEDYLFRRKKLVRLLIAEGFIEERGESTLEEVAEGYLKELIDRSMLQLVEKNTFGRIKGFRMHDILRELAVDLCKKNCFGVAYEDKCERSLESDVRRLVLHKLKDNHQPISSMYQLRTLITLDKSIPSSTLLPPLCEKSRYMTVLELSGLAIEKIPDAIGDLFNLRHLGLRGSKVKMLPRSVEKLLNMLTLDLCRTDIHELPTGIVKLKKLRHLFAEKTVDPNGREFKWRSGVCINSGLGNLTNLQTLQALEAQDESVRHLGELRQLRSLRVWNVKGIYCGRISDSLVHMQYLSYLDVNASSQDEVLLLDVCLPNLQKLTLRGRLAEGALDESPLFQDVGGQNLHRLSLSWSQLREDPLPSLSRLSNLTQVQLVRAYNGEQLTFLMGWFPKLKFLYLCDLPNLNRLEVEEGAMVSLESLILVNLSSMTEVPRGINFLTSLRYLTFREITNDFFTSLRQCSAIRGKWRYSLRD, translated from the coding sequence ATGGCGGAGATTGTGATTCTTCTAGCCATTGAAAAGATTGGAATTGCCTTAACAAATGGAGCAGCTAACCAGGCCAGTGCACTGTTTGTGATGTACGGGAGACAACTACTGGAGTTACAGCGCAGCATGGACCGTGTTGTGAGGGAGCTTCGTGTAATGCATGATTTTCTCTGTCAAATGGACATTCGAAACCGCAACAAACAAGCATATGAGAGCTGGTTGGAGGAGGTACGGAAAGTAGCACATCTGATGGAGGACATGGTGGATGGGTATTTGTATCTAGTTGGTCAGGAACATGATATAGGATGTTGCTTTTACTTGAATACAGGATTCAAAAAACCAAGATATTTGCTTTCTTTGAACAGGATAGTTTTCAATGTGAAGGAAATAGAGAAAGACCTTTCACACTTGTCAGAGACAAAAAACCGTTGGGTTCCCGTGAATGATGGTGATACTAGCAACTCAAATTACATTGTCAAGATGTCCCAAGATCTTGCAACCATCTCACGCTCCCTTGATGAAGATCTAGTGGGGgtggagaaaaaaagagaaatacTTGAACTATGGTTGGCAGGTGATGATTTGCAATGCTCGGTGATAGCACTACATGGAATGGGAGGACTTGGTAAAACTGCTTTAGCTGCAAATGTCTACAAGAATGAGAGAGAAAATTTTGAATGCCATGCTTGGGTCTCCATCTCTCAAACATATTCTAAAGAGGATGTCTTTCAGAAAATAGGCAAGGAACTTTCCAGGGGTAAAGCCAGTGTTCTGTCCAACACTACGGATATGGACATCACATGCCTTGAAGAGAAACTGAAGGAATTTCTGGAGCAAAAAAAATATCTGATCATATTAGATGATATTTGGACTCCAGAAACACTTGCTGATTTATCCAGGGTGCTTATTCATAGTGGTAAGGGCAGCAGACTTATATTCACAACAAGGGAACACCATGTTGCTACACTTGCTCCTCGAGGACATATCTTAACACTGGAAGCTTTAGCAGAGGACAAGGCATGGGATCTTTTTTGTAAGAAGGCTTTTCCATGGGATACAAATCATGAATGTCCTGCAGAGTTGAAACCTTTGTCAAAGAAAATAGTTAGTAGGTGCAAAGGCTTGCCTCTTGTTATTGTGTTAGTTGGCAGCCTGCTGCGTGCGCGTGAGAATACGGTGGGAGAATGGAGAAGGATAAATGACCAGCTGAGTTGGGAGCTAATTAATACTCAGAGTCTTGGTCACGTAAGGAATGTTTTGCATCTGAGCTTCATCTACCTTCCAACACACTTGAAAAGTTGTTTCCTATACTGCAGCTTATTCCCCGAAGACTATCTTTTCAGAAGGAAAAAACTTGTGCGGTTATTGATAGCAGAGGGGTTCATCGAGGAGAGGGGTGAAAGCACATTAGAAGAAGTGGCAGAAGGCTATCTAAAGGAATTGATTGACAGAAGCATGCTACAACTTGTCGAGAAAAACACATTTGGTAGGATAAAGGGATTCAGGATGCATGATATTTTACGTGAATTGGCAGTTGATTTGTGCAAGAAGAATTGTTTTGGTGTTGCATATGAGGATAAGTGCGAGCGCTCTCTTGAGTCGGATGTGCGTCGATTGGTACTACACAAACTAAAGGATAATCATCAGCCAATTTCTAGTATGTACCAACTTCGTACTCTGATTACACTGGACAAAAGCATTCCATCATCGACTTTACTACCTCCATTATGTGAGAAGTCAAGATATATGACAGTGCTAGAATTAAGTGGTCTGGCTATCGAGAAGATTCCAGATGCAATTGGAGATCTTTTTAATCTCCGCCATTTGGGTCTGCGTGGTTCAAAGGTGAAGATGCTCCCAAGATCCGTTGAGAAGCTTTTAAATATGTTGACGCTGGACCTTTGTCGAACTGACATACACGAGTTGCCTACTGGAATTGTGAAGTTGAAGAAGCTCAGACACTTATTTGCTGAGAAAACAGTCGATCCAAATGGGAGAGAATTTAAATGGCGCAGTGGTGTATGTATTAACAGTGGTCTTGGAAATCTAACAAACTTGCAGACGCTACAAGCATTAGAGGCACAAGATGAGTCTGTTAGACATTTAGGGGAGTTGCGCCAACTGAGAAGCTTGAGGGTGTGGAATGTGAAGGGAATCTACTGTGGACGCATCAGCGATTCTCTAGTTCATATGCAATACCTGTCCTACTTGGATGTGAATGCAAGTTCTCAGGATGAGGTTCTCTTGTTGGATGTCTGCCTGCCAAACCTGCAAAAACTAACTTTGAGAGGGCGCCTAGCCGAAGGGGCGTTGGATGAGTCTCCTCTCTTCCAAGATGTTGGGGGGCAGAACTTGCATAGATTGTCTCTATCGTGGTCACAACTGAGAGAAGACCCCCTGCCATCCCTTTCCCGGCTGTCAAATTTGACGCAAGTACAACTTGTCAGAGCATACAATGGAGAGCAGCTGACATTTCTCATGGGGTGGTTTCCCAAGCTAAAGTTTCTCTATCTATGCGACCTACCTAATCTAAATcggctagaggtagaagaaggtgCCATGGTGAGCCTGGAAAGTTTAATTCTAGTCAATCTCAGCAGCATGACGGAGGTCCCACGTGGCATTAACTTCCTCACGTCCCTCCGGTATCTAACCTTCCGCGAAATCACCAATGACTTCTTCACATCTCTGCGCCAGTGTTCTGCAATTCGAGGGAAGTGGCGGTATAGTCTCCGAGATTGA